In Abditibacteriaceae bacterium, one DNA window encodes the following:
- a CDS encoding TIM barrel protein → MNTSPNLSKIRYLSGFADEAGADLATQIRATQELGWHHIEMRNVLAPGFPGGNLHDISDAAFNTVTEQLDAAKIRINCFGTAIGKDAAAFDYDVQAARNIAARAAKVGANLARVMSYPIHSLPEEEVFRRLREITQILADGGVQAVVENCYSYAAMSASHAQRLIENVPGAAIVFDPGNCVGFPDYSQPQPYPQQSAWEFYTAIRPYIVHFHVKDARWEGSKSHTFPGEGEADVKPILADLLASGYDGGISIEPHLENTGLSDDSHSQAERCFESYVEYGRRLEKLLAEISSVC, encoded by the coding sequence ATGAACACTTCTCCAAATTTATCCAAGATTCGCTATTTATCAGGCTTTGCCGACGAAGCGGGTGCTGACCTCGCTACCCAGATTCGTGCGACGCAGGAATTAGGCTGGCATCACATCGAGATGCGAAATGTGTTGGCTCCAGGTTTCCCCGGCGGCAACCTGCATGATATTTCTGATGCCGCTTTTAATACCGTGACCGAGCAACTGGACGCGGCAAAAATTCGCATCAACTGTTTTGGAACGGCTATTGGTAAAGACGCTGCTGCTTTCGATTACGACGTTCAGGCCGCTCGAAATATCGCGGCGCGCGCTGCAAAAGTCGGGGCGAATCTCGCCCGAGTCATGAGCTACCCCATTCATTCGCTGCCCGAAGAAGAGGTTTTCCGGCGTCTGCGGGAAATTACGCAGATTCTGGCCGATGGAGGCGTGCAAGCGGTGGTGGAGAATTGCTACAGCTACGCGGCCATGAGCGCGAGCCATGCGCAGCGCTTAATAGAAAACGTGCCCGGCGCGGCGATTGTGTTCGATCCGGGCAATTGCGTCGGCTTCCCCGATTACTCACAGCCCCAGCCGTATCCACAGCAATCGGCCTGGGAGTTTTACACCGCGATTCGACCGTACATTGTTCACTTCCACGTCAAGGATGCGCGTTGGGAAGGAAGTAAATCGCACACCTTTCCCGGCGAAGGCGAAGCCGATGTCAAACCTATTCTCGCCGATCTACTGGCATCGGGCTATGACGGCGGAATTTCTATCGAACCTCACCTGGAAAACACCGGATTGTCTGACGACTCACACTCACAGGCAGAGCGCTGCTTCGAGAGCTATGTCGAATACGGACGCCGGTTGGAGAAGTTGCTCGCAGAGATTTCGTCTGTCTGCTGA
- a CDS encoding AraC family transcriptional regulator, whose protein sequence is MTELLSIRLFLARNVLIENDWSAQNRRSTFWRLFFNDGPGVVVESQGVVYRIEPQRLFLLPARCGFNLKLQAESRKPTRHFAVHFDVPGLPGFHLRYGLGGPLQLPVSLSLEALAQSQSDAIGSKVLRFAEPIAMEQQLGLQGLVFGALGAAWEALPSERRGQNENFSTLHSAILPAVRYIENHTGEAMSNEQLAGLCHLSKGHFIRRFGEGMGRPPMTYLLERRIALAAQRLLFSNDSIETIATDLGFGNRFYFSRMFAQQVGLSPAAFRRDGNR, encoded by the coding sequence ATGACTGAACTCCTTTCGATTCGTCTCTTTCTGGCACGCAACGTCCTTATCGAAAACGATTGGAGTGCTCAGAACAGGCGGAGTACCTTCTGGCGTCTCTTCTTCAACGATGGGCCGGGGGTGGTGGTCGAAAGCCAGGGTGTTGTATATCGGATTGAGCCACAGCGCCTTTTTCTCCTTCCAGCGCGCTGTGGGTTCAATCTGAAATTGCAGGCGGAGAGCCGCAAACCGACACGCCATTTCGCAGTTCATTTCGATGTGCCGGGACTGCCCGGTTTTCATCTGCGCTATGGGCTGGGAGGACCGCTCCAATTACCCGTTTCGCTTTCCCTCGAAGCCCTTGCGCAGAGCCAGAGCGACGCCATTGGCTCAAAGGTTCTGCGCTTTGCAGAGCCAATCGCAATGGAACAGCAACTGGGACTGCAGGGGCTGGTCTTTGGCGCGCTGGGGGCAGCATGGGAAGCATTGCCCTCCGAACGACGGGGGCAGAACGAAAACTTTAGTACGCTCCATAGCGCCATTCTGCCAGCCGTGCGTTACATTGAAAATCACACGGGCGAAGCGATGTCGAACGAGCAGCTGGCGGGCCTTTGCCACCTTTCTAAAGGACACTTTATTCGTCGTTTTGGGGAAGGCATGGGACGCCCGCCGATGACGTATCTTTTAGAGAGGCGTATTGCTCTGGCCGCTCAGCGACTGCTGTTTTCAAACGACTCGATTGAAACAATTGCGACCGATCTCGGCTTTGGGAATCGCTTTTATTTTTCGCGGATGTTCGCGCAGCAAGTCGGGCTTTCGCCCGCTGCCTTTCGCCGCGACGGCAATAGATAG
- a CDS encoding response regulator has translation MSHILVVDDDPDINNLISLTLTAEGYDVEQAYAGKDALRMAQAHAPDLILLDMMMPGMSGIEVARALQAIPSTQNTPVVFVTAKGQPEDRAAGFAVSQTVDYICKPFDAEDLARQVSSLLKSAEALRNRKIAGEHLIRQRR, from the coding sequence ATGTCTCATATTCTCGTAGTCGATGACGACCCAGATATTAACAATCTCATTTCATTAACTCTTACTGCCGAGGGGTATGACGTGGAACAGGCTTACGCAGGCAAAGACGCCCTCCGCATGGCACAGGCCCACGCCCCTGATTTGATTTTGCTGGATATGATGATGCCGGGAATGTCCGGCATCGAGGTCGCCCGCGCGCTGCAGGCAATCCCTTCGACACAAAACACTCCCGTTGTTTTCGTCACCGCCAAGGGGCAACCCGAGGACCGGGCGGCGGGGTTTGCCGTGTCCCAAACGGTGGACTATATTTGTAAACCCTTCGATGCCGAAGATCTGGCGAGACAGGTTTCTAGTCTTTTAAAAAGCGCGGAAGCTTTGAGGAACAGAAAGATCGCGGGCGAACATCTCATCAGACAACGCCGTTAG
- a CDS encoding response regulator, whose protein sequence is MQFRGMAQILVVDDDPDLNKLIALILRVDGYDVRQAAEGETALRMVQESAPDLILLDMMMPGMSGIDVARALHDTPQTTHIPVVFCSAKCDQDSYAEGLAIPQVVDYVFKPFAPQDLLSRLHNVLH, encoded by the coding sequence ATGCAATTTCGGGGCATGGCACAAATTCTTGTCGTCGATGACGATCCCGATCTGAACAAACTCATCGCTCTGATCTTGAGAGTCGATGGCTATGATGTGCGACAGGCTGCCGAAGGGGAAACGGCTCTCCGTATGGTGCAAGAAAGCGCGCCCGATTTGATTCTGCTCGACATGATGATGCCGGGAATGTCGGGCATAGATGTGGCGCGCGCCCTTCATGACACCCCTCAGACGACACATATTCCCGTGGTTTTTTGCAGTGCTAAATGCGACCAAGATTCCTACGCAGAGGGTCTCGCGATTCCTCAGGTTGTGGATTATGTGTTTAAGCCCTTTGCTCCTCAGGATTTACTCTCGCGCCTGCACAATGTGCTGCATTAG
- a CDS encoding HAMP domain-containing sensor histidine kinase, translating to MSFQTTTREQLGALVDHLYARRPALLESWRVVVDNDPELTSGTALSRTLFNDHIPDILDSFGRRLHAWPDKISTAAQEQENKGMVSHGLHRWQQGFRLRELTREWGYLQLCLVDEVENYAKAHPEIEPTVIATVLRELTHLCVTGISDSVEQYWQLQQAEAAGHLKELEQALGAVNEIEKVRAAGWREAAHDLRGSVGVVKLATSMLQDREVPETMRHQVSTVLERSVSSLHDMLNGLIDLARLQAGHEQRTLAPFDAAVLLGDLCLATQPVAEAEGLFLKNEGLQSLPVVGDRAKVQRIVQNLVLNALKYTQKGGVIVSWGISEESDAERWMVSVQDTGSGFVGNFGVSMSGRLREATQGAHDVEEEATARGTSSNSDEPATTLASQSPLHQQAGEGIGLSIVKNLCDLLDATLELESSSGQGTTFRVTFPRVYQQI from the coding sequence ATGAGCTTCCAAACCACAACACGAGAACAACTGGGTGCTCTCGTTGACCATCTTTATGCCCGTCGTCCGGCGCTTTTGGAATCGTGGCGTGTGGTTGTTGACAATGATCCAGAACTCACGAGCGGCACGGCCCTTTCCCGCACTCTTTTCAACGATCATATTCCCGATATCCTCGATTCGTTCGGGCGCAGGCTTCACGCGTGGCCGGACAAAATCAGCACTGCGGCACAGGAACAAGAAAACAAAGGCATGGTTTCGCACGGCCTTCATCGCTGGCAGCAGGGATTTCGGCTGAGGGAACTGACACGGGAGTGGGGTTATCTGCAGTTGTGTCTGGTGGACGAGGTCGAGAATTATGCGAAAGCCCATCCTGAAATCGAGCCGACAGTCATCGCGACCGTTTTGCGTGAATTAACACATTTGTGCGTGACCGGAATCAGCGATAGCGTCGAGCAGTACTGGCAGTTGCAGCAAGCGGAAGCGGCTGGTCATTTGAAGGAATTGGAGCAGGCGCTTGGCGCCGTCAATGAAATCGAAAAAGTGCGGGCTGCAGGCTGGCGCGAGGCCGCGCACGATCTTCGCGGAAGTGTCGGCGTTGTAAAGCTCGCAACGTCGATGCTGCAGGATCGAGAAGTGCCTGAGACAATGCGGCATCAGGTGTCGACGGTGTTGGAGCGCAGCGTGTCCTCGTTGCATGACATGCTCAACGGGCTTATCGATCTGGCCCGCTTGCAGGCCGGTCATGAACAACGCACGCTGGCGCCGTTTGATGCCGCTGTTCTTCTGGGAGATCTTTGCCTCGCGACGCAGCCAGTGGCCGAGGCGGAAGGATTGTTCCTGAAGAACGAAGGACTACAGTCGTTGCCGGTCGTCGGCGACCGCGCGAAAGTGCAGCGAATCGTTCAAAATCTGGTGCTGAACGCGTTGAAATACACACAAAAGGGCGGTGTCATCGTCTCCTGGGGCATCAGTGAGGAAAGTGATGCTGAGCGCTGGATGGTTTCTGTCCAAGACACCGGTTCCGGTTTCGTGGGCAATTTTGGCGTTTCCATGTCGGGACGCCTTCGCGAAGCGACGCAGGGCGCACACGATGTCGAGGAGGAAGCAACGGCCCGAGGCACTTCGTCAAACAGCGATGAGCCGGCTACAACTCTGGCCTCGCAGTCGCCGCTGCACCAACAAGCGGGGGAAGGCATCGGGCTTTCCATCGTAAAAAACCTGTGCGACTTGTTGGATGCGACCCTAGAACTCGAATCGAGCAGTGGTCAGGGCACAACCTTCCGCGTGACGTTTCCGCGTGTCTACCAGCAGATATAA
- a CDS encoding prepilin-type N-terminal cleavage/methylation domain-containing protein, giving the protein MARLAGRSTQCDRLTLRVVWMAKANRGIEEYGRMRSFSDVSRCIAESEKIHRCFDGKMIKAEKSVLQSAHKSGFTFIELLTATAITSILASILFPVFARAGENVRRSSCSSNLRQVAMGVMQYIHDYDECLAPQDNQEWPPQLHFAELLMPSTATVASLLKTTKRMKPTRTPKAH; this is encoded by the coding sequence ATGGCGCGATTAGCAGGTCGTTCAACTCAATGCGACCGACTTACGCTGCGAGTCGTGTGGATGGCAAAGGCGAATCGAGGGATAGAAGAGTACGGTCGAATGCGTTCATTCTCAGATGTTAGCCGCTGCATTGCCGAATCCGAGAAAATTCACAGATGCTTTGACGGAAAAATGATAAAAGCCGAAAAATCCGTGCTACAATCGGCGCACAAATCGGGTTTTACTTTCATCGAACTTTTAACTGCTACCGCCATTACTTCAATCTTGGCATCCATTCTGTTTCCCGTCTTTGCACGCGCCGGAGAAAATGTGCGACGTTCGTCCTGTTCCAGCAACTTGCGACAAGTCGCGATGGGCGTGATGCAATACATCCACGACTATGACGAATGCTTGGCGCCTCAAGACAATCAAGAGTGGCCTCCTCAACTGCATTTTGCGGAATTGCTGATGCCGTCAACGGCTACCGTTGCTTCACTCCTCAAGACGACTAAGAGGATGAAACCAACGAGAACACCAAAAGCCCACTGA
- a CDS encoding response regulator produces the protein MALILVVDDDHEINDLIAVTLKVEGYEVRQAHNGEAALRMAQEHAPDLILLDVMMPRMSGIEVAHALHLSPKTNGIPIIFVTADSEPKERAAGLAIPQVVDYVCKPFDLQELVIRLRNALASAFVAKGRQKEVQFLIRNRR, from the coding sequence ATGGCACTAATCCTTGTAGTAGACGATGACCATGAAATTAATGACTTGATCGCAGTGACCCTAAAAGTGGAAGGCTACGAGGTCAGGCAAGCACACAATGGGGAAGCCGCTCTACGCATGGCACAAGAACACGCGCCCGACCTCATTCTTCTCGATGTGATGATGCCACGTATGTCTGGGATTGAAGTTGCGCATGCGCTACACCTCTCGCCCAAGACAAACGGTATTCCAATCATTTTTGTGACGGCCGATAGCGAACCGAAAGAACGTGCTGCTGGCCTTGCGATTCCCCAAGTGGTGGATTATGTGTGTAAACCTTTTGACCTTCAAGAACTGGTGATACGCCTCCGTAATGCACTTGCAAGTGCATTCGTCGCAAAAGGCCGCCAAAAGGAAGTTCAATTTCTCATACGGAATCGTCGCTAG
- a CDS encoding secondary thiamine-phosphate synthase enzyme YjbQ: MKKFQLSTGATCEMHNITAQVREIVTQSGVQRGLCLIHVPHTTAGVIVQEGYDPDVMRDIETTLRALVPQEGDYRHAEGNSAAHIKSLMCGPNQILPIEYNQLQLGRWQAVFFCEFDGPRDRTVWVQIVDSAG, translated from the coding sequence GTGAAAAAGTTTCAACTTTCAACCGGCGCGACGTGTGAAATGCACAACATCACGGCGCAAGTGCGGGAAATCGTGACGCAAAGCGGCGTGCAGCGCGGCCTATGCCTGATTCATGTGCCGCATACGACGGCGGGTGTCATCGTTCAGGAAGGCTACGATCCGGACGTGATGCGTGACATCGAAACCACGTTGCGTGCCCTTGTTCCACAAGAAGGCGATTATCGTCATGCCGAAGGCAATTCAGCGGCACATATCAAAAGCCTAATGTGCGGGCCGAACCAAATTTTGCCCATCGAATATAATCAATTGCAATTGGGTCGTTGGCAAGCAGTTTTCTTCTGCGAGTTCGATGGCCCGCGCGACCGCACCGTTTGGGTGCAAATCGTCGATTCTGCAGGGTGA
- a CDS encoding DUF309 domain-containing protein → MVQSHLDVFWRLYRAGHFFAAHEALEDLWRETTGETRQQLHGLIHGAIAREHHVRGNPEGAARQALRMRVRLRQFGDCAEFCAEVEAAITSSLLQLDEGARARLGRLEKELEK, encoded by the coding sequence ATGGTGCAATCGCATCTCGATGTTTTTTGGCGTTTGTATCGGGCAGGGCATTTTTTCGCGGCGCACGAAGCGCTCGAAGATTTGTGGCGCGAAACGACGGGCGAAACCAGGCAACAATTGCATGGCCTGATTCATGGGGCTATCGCGCGCGAACATCATGTGCGGGGCAATCCAGAAGGGGCCGCGCGGCAGGCGCTGCGAATGCGTGTTCGATTGCGGCAATTCGGCGATTGTGCCGAATTTTGTGCCGAAGTCGAAGCGGCGATCACCTCTTCCCTCCTGCAACTTGATGAGGGCGCGCGCGCGCGTTTAGGACGGCTGGAGAAAGAGTTGGAAAAGTAG
- a CDS encoding nitrite/sulfite reductase: MAEATVDRANLRVQKLKLTDDGRPATLSALGDERASLTKNERIKIEKPGPKVWNDVVENYSKNGFDAISEDDMERFKWIGVYQQRPKDGHFMMRIKVAGGQLSTAQLRAVSNVARTYADSIADITTRQTFQIHWLTIENMPAVMDVLGDAQMGVKHEFFGACGDICRNIVSSPLTGVDALDEIDPTSFFNEANQFFSSNLDYADLPRKYKAAIVGHRAGAQCEINDISFYGVKRSDGRTGYGLMVGGGLSTEPHIAKDLGVFIAPEDGMTVMEAVTRIFRDHGYRKSRKHARFKFLVADWGVEKVRAELETLLGRKLEDAETTPTNVAGYQDRYGVHAQQQEGLSFVGVPVIGGRLTSDQMDEIAAIADECGSGEVRLTVMQSFYIVNVPNEKVSEVVARLAHIGFPVDVSAVRGGVVACTGIQYCNLAVTETKQRAKDLVQLLDNGVKWTDSEFFRINVNGCPNSCGQHWIADVGLQGCSKKIDGELVEHYDVFLGGALGTDARFNRRIKRVPASDVAATIQRAINHYQGSKQGDETFAKWVERHSDEELETFL; this comes from the coding sequence ATGGCGGAAGCAACTGTGGATCGCGCGAATTTGCGCGTGCAAAAATTGAAACTGACCGACGATGGCCGTCCGGCAACATTGTCGGCGTTGGGCGATGAGCGCGCGAGCCTCACCAAAAACGAGCGCATCAAAATTGAAAAACCCGGCCCCAAGGTCTGGAACGACGTGGTCGAGAACTATTCTAAGAACGGCTTCGATGCGATTTCCGAAGACGACATGGAAAGGTTCAAGTGGATCGGGGTTTATCAGCAGCGCCCGAAAGACGGCCATTTCATGATGCGCATCAAAGTCGCAGGCGGCCAGCTTTCGACCGCACAACTCCGCGCCGTCTCGAATGTTGCGCGCACCTACGCCGATTCCATCGCTGACATCACCACGCGCCAAACTTTTCAAATTCACTGGCTGACGATTGAAAATATGCCTGCCGTCATGGACGTGCTGGGCGATGCGCAAATGGGCGTTAAGCACGAGTTCTTCGGCGCGTGCGGCGACATTTGCCGCAACATCGTTTCTTCGCCGCTCACCGGCGTCGATGCTCTCGATGAAATCGACCCGACCTCGTTTTTCAACGAAGCGAACCAGTTCTTTTCGAGCAACCTCGATTACGCCGACCTTCCGCGCAAATATAAAGCGGCGATTGTCGGGCATCGTGCGGGCGCGCAGTGCGAAATCAACGACATTTCGTTTTACGGCGTCAAGCGCAGTGATGGTCGCACCGGCTACGGCTTGATGGTCGGTGGCGGTCTTTCGACCGAGCCGCACATCGCCAAAGATTTGGGCGTTTTCATCGCGCCCGAAGACGGCATGACCGTGATGGAAGCCGTCACCCGTATCTTCCGTGACCATGGTTATCGCAAGAGCCGCAAACACGCGCGCTTTAAGTTCCTCGTTGCGGATTGGGGCGTCGAGAAAGTGCGCGCCGAACTCGAAACGCTTCTGGGCCGCAAGCTGGAAGATGCTGAAACCACGCCGACCAACGTTGCAGGCTACCAAGACAGATACGGCGTTCACGCGCAGCAGCAAGAAGGTCTCAGCTTTGTCGGCGTGCCGGTTATCGGCGGGCGTTTGACGAGCGACCAAATGGACGAAATCGCTGCGATTGCCGACGAATGCGGCAGCGGCGAAGTTCGTCTGACCGTGATGCAGAGCTTTTATATCGTCAATGTGCCCAACGAGAAAGTTTCGGAAGTCGTCGCGCGTTTGGCGCATATCGGCTTTCCTGTGGACGTTTCGGCAGTGCGTGGCGGCGTTGTCGCCTGCACCGGAATTCAATACTGCAATCTCGCCGTTACCGAAACCAAGCAGCGCGCCAAAGATTTGGTGCAACTGCTCGACAACGGCGTGAAGTGGACCGATTCCGAATTCTTCCGCATCAACGTCAACGGTTGCCCCAACTCGTGCGGTCAGCACTGGATTGCCGACGTTGGTTTGCAAGGCTGCTCCAAGAAAATCGACGGCGAACTGGTCGAGCATTACGACGTGTTCCTCGGCGGCGCTCTGGGCACCGACGCGCGCTTCAATCGCCGCATCAAGCGCGTTCCTGCGAGTGACGTGGCCGCGACGATTCAGCGTGCGATTAACCATTATCAAGGCAGCAAACAGGGCGACGAAACCTTCGCCAAATGGGTCGAGCGTCACAGCGACGAAGAACTCGAAACCTTCCTGTAA
- a CDS encoding TIM barrel protein has translation MNRISVSSWSLHPNLGAPPIWGVGGSPQVGGDGEFSLIELPQRLADFGIQTFELCHFHLPSLETEYLAQMRAAIESAGVELWSLLVDSGDLTGAHADRDEAWIATWFPIAQQLGARNVRVIAGKGAPTSENLTRSRAALARLAQQAARHNVRILTENWFDLLSTPEAVHSLFDGLDVGLNLDFGNWSGDDKYRNLEKIASLAEGTHAKAHFENEVIDEADFVKCLELLMLREYAGPYSLVCDNASDRWRALEEMKTIAIRFLV, from the coding sequence ATGAATCGAATTTCTGTTTCCTCGTGGAGCCTGCATCCAAACTTAGGCGCGCCTCCGATTTGGGGCGTTGGCGGTTCGCCACAAGTCGGTGGCGATGGCGAATTCTCGTTGATCGAGTTGCCGCAGCGCCTTGCCGATTTCGGTATCCAAACATTCGAGTTGTGCCACTTTCATTTGCCGTCTCTTGAAACCGAATATTTGGCGCAGATGCGCGCAGCCATTGAAAGTGCGGGCGTCGAATTGTGGTCGTTGCTGGTTGATAGCGGCGATTTAACAGGCGCTCATGCCGACCGCGACGAAGCGTGGATTGCCACCTGGTTTCCCATCGCGCAGCAGCTTGGGGCGCGCAATGTGCGCGTGATCGCCGGCAAAGGCGCGCCAACTTCGGAGAATCTGACACGCAGCCGCGCGGCGCTTGCGCGTCTGGCGCAACAGGCCGCACGCCATAACGTGCGCATTCTGACCGAGAATTGGTTCGATTTGCTTTCCACGCCCGAAGCTGTCCATTCGCTTTTTGACGGGCTCGATGTTGGCCTGAACCTCGATTTTGGCAATTGGAGCGGCGACGATAAATATCGGAATCTGGAAAAAATTGCGTCGCTGGCCGAAGGCACGCACGCCAAAGCGCATTTTGAAAACGAAGTCATCGATGAAGCCGACTTCGTGAAATGTCTCGAATTGCTGATGCTTCGGGAATACGCTGGCCCTTATTCGCTCGTTTGCGACAATGCTAGCGACCGCTGGCGCGCGTTGGAAGAAATGAAGACTATCGCCATCAGGTTTCTTGTCTGA
- a CDS encoding phosphodiester glycosidase family protein produces the protein MTIKTALLCLGLSLSSFPFARAQTSTSSAAPAPVAAATSAAPVKPPTAQAYVAVEPRVQTSFGQTMVPIRFFADALGASVGPMALSSGQNLWRITYFGQTADLYPYQNGARLNERSVSLLAQPMTFGGTLYVPFPELAEFFGIKWKLLKNSASRDVMLLQYPAAFIQNVRHANTGDKVRVVMELSNPTRVVAAQNKLDVQFLLAAARRANVATVTPVNDYLVPRVVTRTGNWQGTVSVRLNYQAPVRWFTMGNPPRLVIDLQRLFEESSQSSLGGGLTLSRIRRGTLHGPVQMFLIRVDPREGWRVRPEPAGFSSLQRTRVSTMARRAKSLVAVNGGFFAYDGAAVGAVMRAGEWIRLPWKGRTALGFLPDGSARIGNLQTHARAEFSGGQNIPVRDLNGWPDRNGVTALTRRFRSYYKLRAGEIAVVVTNGVVSAKPGSGGVAVPANGFVLVAGGGAVPVLNQVSRGMKVNLKVQPIGWPTLLGALGGGPRLVNNGQVHVTALREDFRSDVRVGLGPRTAFGIDREGRFLILVADGRQKYYSTGLTLTELAQTLRKFGAVDALNFDGGGSTAMVVRGKVINRPSDGRERAVANALIVTR, from the coding sequence ATGACTATCAAAACCGCCCTTCTTTGCCTCGGCCTCAGCCTTTCTTCGTTTCCCTTTGCACGCGCGCAGACCTCAACTTCGTCCGCTGCTCCAGCGCCGGTTGCTGCGGCGACATCTGCCGCTCCAGTGAAGCCGCCAACAGCGCAGGCTTACGTTGCCGTCGAGCCGCGCGTGCAAACTTCGTTCGGCCAAACCATGGTGCCAATTCGTTTTTTTGCCGACGCGCTCGGTGCATCGGTTGGCCCGATGGCGCTTTCGTCCGGCCAGAATTTGTGGCGCATCACCTATTTCGGCCAGACCGCCGATTTATACCCGTACCAAAACGGCGCGCGCCTCAATGAGCGCAGCGTTTCTTTACTCGCGCAACCGATGACTTTCGGCGGCACACTGTATGTTCCCTTTCCTGAACTGGCCGAATTCTTCGGCATCAAGTGGAAGTTGCTGAAGAATTCGGCGAGCCGCGATGTGATGCTCCTGCAATATCCGGCGGCTTTTATTCAGAACGTGCGCCACGCCAACACGGGCGACAAAGTGCGCGTCGTGATGGAGCTTTCTAACCCGACGCGAGTCGTTGCGGCGCAGAACAAACTCGATGTTCAGTTTCTTCTTGCAGCTGCACGCCGCGCCAATGTCGCAACGGTTACGCCGGTCAACGATTATCTTGTCCCGCGCGTGGTGACGCGCACCGGCAACTGGCAGGGCACTGTTTCGGTTCGGCTTAATTATCAGGCTCCTGTGCGCTGGTTCACGATGGGCAACCCACCGCGTCTCGTCATCGATTTGCAGCGCTTGTTTGAAGAAAGCTCGCAATCGAGTCTGGGTGGTGGCCTGACGCTTTCCCGAATCCGACGCGGCACGCTTCATGGGCCGGTGCAGATGTTTCTCATTCGCGTCGATCCGCGCGAAGGCTGGCGCGTTCGCCCCGAACCCGCCGGTTTTTCCAGTCTGCAGCGCACACGCGTTTCAACAATGGCGCGGCGCGCGAAAAGCCTGGTTGCTGTCAACGGCGGCTTCTTCGCCTACGACGGCGCGGCTGTCGGTGCCGTCATGCGTGCAGGCGAATGGATTCGTTTGCCGTGGAAAGGCCGCACCGCGCTTGGCTTTCTACCGGACGGCAGCGCGCGGATTGGCAACCTGCAAACACACGCGCGGGCCGAATTCAGTGGCGGACAAAATATTCCTGTACGCGACCTTAACGGCTGGCCCGACCGCAACGGAGTCACCGCACTGACACGGCGCTTCCGCTCGTATTACAAGCTGCGTGCGGGTGAAATCGCGGTTGTGGTCACAAATGGCGTCGTCAGCGCAAAACCGGGAAGCGGAGGCGTTGCAGTTCCAGCCAATGGCTTTGTTCTCGTCGCAGGCGGAGGCGCAGTGCCAGTTCTCAATCAGGTTTCGCGCGGCATGAAAGTGAACCTCAAAGTGCAGCCCATTGGCTGGCCCACGTTGCTCGGAGCTCTGGGTGGCGGGCCGCGTCTCGTCAACAATGGGCAGGTTCATGTGACGGCGCTCCGCGAAGACTTCCGCAGCGATGTGCGCGTCGGCCTTGGCCCGCGCACCGCATTTGGCATCGACCGCGAAGGACGTTTCCTGATTCTGGTGGCCGATGGACGTCAGAAATACTATTCCACCGGCCTGACCTTAACCGAACTGGCGCAAACACTGCGCAAGTTCGGCGCAGTGGATGCGCTCAACTTCGACGGTGGTGGCTCGACCGCGATGGTGGTGCGCGGCAAAGTCATTAACCGCCCGTCGGATGGCCGCGAACGCGCCGTCGCCAACGCGCTCATTGTCACGCGCTAA